In a single window of the Pandoraea pulmonicola genome:
- the sucD gene encoding succinate--CoA ligase subunit alpha, whose protein sequence is MSILINKDTKVITQGITGKTGQFHTRMCREYANGKNAFVAGVNPKKAGEDFEGIPIFGSVKDAKEQTGATVSVIYVPPAGAAAAIWEAVEADLDLAICITEGIPVRDMIEVKDRMRREGRKTLLLGPNCPGVITPDELKIGIMPGHIHKKGRIGVVSRSGTLTYEAVGQLTALGLGQSTAVGIGGDPINGLKHIDVMKMFNDDPDTDAVIMIGEIGGPDEATAAEWIKGNMKKPVVGFIAGVTAPPGKRMGHAGALISGGADTAEAKLAIMDACGIKVTKNPSEMGRLLKSVL, encoded by the coding sequence CCGCGAATACGCGAACGGCAAGAACGCGTTCGTCGCCGGCGTGAACCCGAAGAAGGCTGGCGAAGACTTCGAGGGCATTCCCATTTTCGGTTCGGTCAAGGACGCCAAGGAACAAACCGGCGCGACCGTCTCGGTGATCTACGTCCCGCCTGCAGGCGCCGCCGCCGCGATTTGGGAAGCCGTCGAAGCCGATCTGGACCTGGCGATCTGTATCACGGAAGGTATCCCCGTGCGCGACATGATCGAAGTGAAGGACCGTATGCGCCGCGAAGGTCGCAAGACCTTGCTGCTCGGCCCGAACTGCCCGGGCGTGATCACGCCGGACGAGCTGAAGATCGGCATCATGCCGGGTCACATTCACAAGAAGGGTCGCATCGGCGTGGTGTCGCGCTCGGGTACCCTGACGTACGAAGCCGTGGGTCAGCTGACCGCGCTGGGTCTGGGTCAGTCGACCGCCGTCGGTATCGGTGGCGACCCGATCAACGGTCTGAAGCACATCGACGTCATGAAGATGTTCAACGACGATCCGGATACGGACGCCGTGATCATGATCGGTGAAATCGGTGGTCCGGACGAAGCAACGGCCGCCGAGTGGATCAAGGGCAACATGAAGAAGCCGGTCGTCGGCTTCATCGCCGGTGTGACGGCGCCTCCGGGCAAGCGCATGGGCCACGCCGGCGCGCTGATCTCGGGCGGTGCCGATACGGCCGAAGCCAAGCTGGCGATCATGGACGCCTGCGGTATCAAGGTGACCAAGAACCCGTCGGAAATGGGCCGTCTGCTCAAGTCGGTGCTGTAA